The proteins below come from a single Ictidomys tridecemlineatus isolate mIctTri1 chromosome 8, mIctTri1.hap1, whole genome shotgun sequence genomic window:
- the Ripply2 gene encoding protein ripply2 → METAESAESAENTESAACERARRHRQLPAVPDVRTRRGAADSGRSAVFWRPWVKARGEKEEGTLHYAAETIPNGPGMIQASGKLFQYTHPVRLFWPKSKCYDYLYQEAEALLKIFPIQATISFYEDSDSEDEIEQLTCEN, encoded by the exons ATGGAAACTGCGGAGAGCGCGGAGAGCGCGGAGAACACAGAGAGCGCAGCCTGCGAGCGCGCGCGCCGCCACCGCCAGCTGCCAGCCGTCCCCGACGTCCGGACGCGACGCGGGGCCGCGGACTCCGG CAGATCCGCAGTCTTTTGGAGACCTTGGGTTAAAGCCAGAGGCgagaaagaggaaggaacacTGCATTACGCAGCGGAGACG ATACCCAATGGTCCAGGAATGATTCAAGCCTCAGGAAAGCTTTTCCAGTACACACACCCAGTCAG GCTATTTTGGCCAAAATCAAAGTGTTATGATTACTTATATCAAGAAGCAGAAGCTCTTCTGAAAATTTTTCCAATTCAAGCcacaatttcattttatgaagATTCCGATAGTGAAGATGAAATTGAGCAGCTGACTTGTGAAAATTAA